The following coding sequences lie in one Kingella potus genomic window:
- the rlmN gene encoding 23S rRNA (adenine(2503)-C(2))-methyltransferase RlmN, whose translation MKNNLLNYDLKTLTEWFAEMGERPFRAKQVMRWMHWGGAADFAEMTDLAKSLRAKLEEYACVGVPALMASQESRDGTRKWLLDVGTGNGVETVFIPESERGTLCISSQVGCALECTFCSTGRQGFNRNLTTAEIIGQLWWANKALGATPKDERLISNVVMMGMGEPLANYDNVVRSLSVMLDDHGYGLSRRRVTVSTSGMVPQMDRLKEDMPVALAVSLHASNDGVRDQIVPLNKKYPLADLMAACRRYLVKAPRDFITFEYVMLDGINDKAEHAHELLALVEDVPCKFNLIPFNPFPNSGYKRSPAESIRIFRDILQQAGFVVTVRKTRGDDIDAACGQLAGQVKDKTRRQQKWQQLLVRQ comes from the coding sequence ATGAAAAACAATCTGCTGAATTACGATTTGAAAACGCTGACCGAATGGTTTGCCGAAATGGGGGAACGCCCCTTTCGTGCCAAGCAGGTTATGCGTTGGATGCATTGGGGCGGTGCAGCCGATTTTGCCGAAATGACCGACTTGGCAAAATCACTGCGCGCCAAGTTGGAAGAATACGCCTGTGTCGGTGTGCCTGCGTTGATGGCCTCTCAGGAATCGCGCGACGGTACCAGGAAATGGCTGTTGGATGTCGGTACGGGAAACGGCGTGGAAACCGTGTTTATTCCGGAATCGGAGCGCGGTACGCTTTGTATTTCGTCGCAAGTGGGCTGTGCTTTGGAATGTACGTTTTGTTCCACCGGCAGACAGGGTTTCAACCGCAATCTGACTACCGCCGAAATTATCGGACAGCTTTGGTGGGCAAACAAAGCCTTAGGTGCTACGCCGAAAGACGAACGCTTGATTTCCAATGTGGTAATGATGGGGATGGGCGAGCCCTTGGCAAATTACGATAATGTCGTCCGTTCCTTGTCGGTCATGCTTGATGATCACGGTTACGGACTCAGCCGCCGCCGTGTTACCGTATCCACATCGGGTATGGTGCCGCAAATGGACAGGTTGAAGGAGGATATGCCGGTTGCGCTGGCCGTATCGCTGCACGCTTCCAATGACGGTGTACGCGACCAAATAGTGCCGCTGAACAAAAAATATCCGTTGGCAGACCTGATGGCGGCGTGCAGGCGGTATCTGGTTAAAGCTCCGCGAGATTTTATTACATTTGAATATGTGATGCTTGACGGTATCAATGATAAAGCGGAACACGCGCACGAGCTGTTGGCCTTGGTGGAAGATGTACCCTGCAAATTTAATCTGATTCCGTTTAATCCGTTTCCCAATTCCGGCTACAAGCGTTCGCCTGCCGAGAGTATCCGTATTTTCAGAGATATATTGCAACAGGCCGGATTCGTGGTTACTGTGCGAAAAACGCGCGGCGACGATATAGATGCGGCGTGCGGCCAGCTGGCGGGGCAGGTAAAAGACAAAACCCGCCGTCAGCAGAAATGGCAGCAGTTGTTGGTTCGACAATAA